In Persephonella sp., a single window of DNA contains:
- a CDS encoding ABC transporter permease, whose amino-acid sequence MKAGVIKAYILKEFTELVRTRLIILVYLLPSMILILFGYGIKMEVKDVRTVILDYDKSKLSYQIISAFEHSKYFSPKVLNISEKEALSLMKKAKIDVIVIIPESFEKNLLKGIGSEIGIFIDASFPFRGLTIQSYAEGLLYNEASKLLPPDKTGLITVNQRNLFNQSMRDEDAIVPGLIGIVLLVAPAILSALVIVREKERGTIFNFYSSPVKKSEFVIAKLTPPFLLHSINIFVMFLWATYLFGVPFRGSFLTYWITSEVYVMISVGIGLLVSIVARTQIVAIILTIIITVIPGFLYSGIIMPISAMKGEASIEAHIFPVMYFNHIIYDTFLIGQGFASEKNLFYFMILLLYALGLLALGIFLLKKELR is encoded by the coding sequence ATGAAAGCAGGTGTTATAAAGGCTTATATACTTAAGGAATTTACAGAGCTTGTTAGAACAAGGCTGATAATTCTTGTTTATCTGCTTCCAAGCATGATACTCATTCTTTTCGGCTACGGAATAAAGATGGAAGTAAAAGATGTCAGAACTGTGATACTTGATTATGATAAATCAAAGCTTTCTTACCAGATAATCTCTGCTTTTGAGCATTCAAAATATTTTTCTCCAAAGGTATTAAACATCTCTGAAAAAGAAGCCCTTTCACTTATGAAAAAAGCAAAAATAGATGTGATCGTTATTATTCCGGAAAGTTTTGAAAAAAATCTGCTAAAAGGCATCGGTTCTGAGATAGGAATATTCATAGATGCATCATTTCCTTTTAGAGGTTTGACGATTCAGAGTTATGCAGAAGGTCTGCTTTATAACGAAGCTTCAAAACTGCTTCCTCCTGATAAAACAGGCTTGATAACAGTAAACCAAAGAAACCTTTTTAACCAATCTATGAGAGATGAAGATGCTATCGTTCCGGGACTTATAGGAATAGTTCTGCTGGTAGCTCCTGCCATTTTGTCTGCACTTGTAATAGTTAGAGAAAAGGAAAGAGGAACTATATTTAATTTTTATTCTTCACCGGTTAAAAAATCAGAGTTTGTTATTGCGAAACTTACACCTCCTTTCTTACTCCATTCTATAAATATCTTTGTGATGTTTTTGTGGGCAACATACCTGTTTGGAGTTCCTTTCAGGGGAAGCTTTTTAACTTACTGGATTACTTCTGAGGTTTATGTGATGATCAGCGTAGGTATAGGTCTTCTTGTTTCAATAGTGGCGAGAACACAGATAGTTGCTATAATCCTAACTATTATAATTACTGTAATTCCGGGTTTTTTATACTCAGGAATTATTATGCCTATTTCTGCAATGAAAGGTGAGGCTTCTATAGAGGCTCACATATTCCCTGTTATGTATTTTAACCACATAATCTACGACACATTTCTGATCGGGCAGGGGTTTGCTTCAGAGAAAAACCTGTTTTATTTCATGATTTTACTGCTGTATGCTCTTGGGCTTTTGGCTTTAGGAATTTTTCTTTTGAAAAAGGAACTGAGATGA
- a CDS encoding response regulator transcription factor → MKILVVEDNVELNNTLKEILEINNYLVDTVYDGEQALEFLNLYDYDLVVLDIMLPKIDGYRVCQIMRDKGNDTPVLMLTAKDTTQDKVKGLDIGADDYLVKPFEIDELLARIRALIRRVSTEKSNTVKIGEITIDLEKREVYRDGKSLIITPKLFCILEQLIRNRGKVVTYESLMNKCWDITDYPSRETVRANIKLLRKILQDKDIIQNVSGVGYKIE, encoded by the coding sequence ATGAAGATATTAGTAGTTGAGGATAATGTAGAGCTTAACAATACGCTTAAAGAGATACTTGAGATAAACAACTACCTTGTTGATACCGTTTATGATGGTGAGCAGGCTTTAGAGTTTTTGAACCTTTATGATTATGATCTTGTTGTTTTGGATATAATGCTCCCTAAGATTGATGGATACAGGGTCTGTCAAATAATGAGAGATAAAGGAAATGATACCCCTGTTTTGATGCTGACAGCGAAGGACACAACACAGGACAAGGTAAAAGGTCTTGATATTGGAGCTGACGATTACCTGGTTAAACCTTTTGAGATTGACGAACTTCTTGCCAGAATAAGAGCATTGATCAGAAGGGTTTCAACGGAAAAATCAAACACGGTCAAAATCGGAGAGATAACGATAGATCTTGAAAAACGAGAGGTTTACAGAGACGGCAAATCCCTTATCATAACTCCTAAACTTTTCTGTATTCTTGAACAGCTTATCAGAAATAGAGGAAAGGTGGTCACATACGAAAGTCTTATGAACAAATGCTGGGATATAACAGACTACCCTTCAAGGGAGACGGTAAGGGCAAACATAAAACTGCTTAGGAAAATACTTCAGGATAAAGATATTATCCAGAATGTTTCTGGGGTAGGATACAAAATAGAATGA